CTCCGCTATCGGACGACCGCAGGGCCACTGCGTCGTGCCCCACGGCCCACGCCACGCCGGAGCTAGTGAAGCGCACCGTAGTGAGATCGGTGGAAACCGGGCTGGCGACTTGACGCCAGGATACGCCACCATCTTCAGAGAGCAAAATCAAGCCATGCGGCCCCACCGCAATGGTGCGCCCACCTTGGCTTGCGACCCCGCTGGCCGTTGCCCGCTGCGCCGCCACCAGAGTTCGCGATGGCGCATCGATCAGATCATCCGGGCGGGCTGCGCCTTGCGCCGCGATCACCCATGGCATCGTCAGCAACACACACCAGCCAGCGAGCGCGGCGCAAGCCCAACGCGAACGCAGGAAAGAACACAGGAAAGTCATGGCCCGAGGATCCAATCGAGGTTCTTTATGCACGAAACTCAGCGAGCCGTTTCACGCGACACGATGGCTTCAGGATTCATCTCGCGCTCGCTGCGCGCGGACGGAAGCACTTTGTAGCCACCCACCATCACATCGTTGACATAGGCGTACATGCCTTTGTTGAAGTCGTACACCACATTCTTCGCCGCAAAAGGGATCTGCTTGTCGTACATCGGAGAAGCAGCAAGGAACAGCGTGCGATACAACTGGCCGTTCTGGTCGAAGGCATCGTAGTTGGCAGCGCCGCTCAGATCTTCATCGAAGTAGTATGTGCGCTTGGAATACACGTGACGCTGGCCGGACTTGAGCGTCGCTTCCACAACCCAAACACGGTGCTTTTCCCAACGCTCGCACTCCGGATTGACGTGATTCGGCAACAAAGCCTTATCGCTCGTCGGGCAATCGTAGAGATTCTTGTAGGCGTTGTACTGGATGTACATCTCCTTCTTGCCGATAAGCTTGAAATCGAAGCGATCCATGATGCCCGAGAACACAAACAGCTCATCAAACAGCGTCACGCCACCCATGCTCGCCACGGGAGTGTCGTATGAAAATTCCGGAGAAAGCTTCACGCGGCGCAGACCAGGGGTATAACTCCAAGCCTTGCGGGGCCGATCAACCGGGTCGATGTAGTCCGCCAAACCCGTCATTTCGCCAGCGCGACGCGCAGGCGATTTGCTGATCGAGTACGTCCGCCATGCCATGTCAGGATCGCGATCGGCCACATCGGTCTGGTAATACACGAAGTCCTGGAATGTGGCCTGCTCCGCGGTCGCCACTGCCTTACCCGAAGAGTCAACCACCCAGGAACGCGAGGCCGAGGTGGTAATCGCCGTCTCCCCTTGGTAGCGCAGGATCTGGTTCCACATCACCTCATATCCGGTCTTCGGAATGGGGAATGGCAACCCGCCTCTACAAGCGCGCTCAACAGCCAGCCCCTCTTTTGTTGTCTTGCAGGCCGTCGCATTGCGCACGGTCGCATCCAATATCTTCTTGGGATAGGCCGCCGTTCTGTGCGCGGGATACACATTCAGGTAGTACGAGGGGTACTTGGACAACAGGTGCTTCTGCCCTTCACTCAGCAAGGCAGCGTGCTGCGCCATGTTTTTGCTATCGATACGTAGCACCGGTTTTTCGTCCTTGAACGGATCGACCCAAAAGCCGCTATCCGGCTTGAAGCCCTCAGGAGCCTTGGTCAGCCCACCTGTGTAGGCCGGGATGCTGCCGTCGGCATTGCCCGCCTTGACCGCTCCGAACGGGGTCAACGTCGTGCCCAACTGCTTGGCCTCCTCCGCTGTTACGGCCGCGAAAGCTGGTGCGCCAAGGCCGATGGCAACCAGCGAAAGAATGTTGTGGAATTTCATGATTGCAGCTCCAGAGAATCAGAACGAGGTCTTGTAGGTGAGAAACAGGCGACCACGATCGGTTGCGCCCACGCTACTGTTGAGTGCGTTGCCGCCAATAGCGGCCGTGCCGGCGGCGTTGTATTTGGTCGGTACGGACATGTCCGCATAGGTGAGGCTGAATTCATGCTTGCTTGCATAGATGGCAGCGATACCGATAGACCACTTGAGGAGGCCTTCGAACCCGCCACCACCGGTGGCCGCCGAGCCTTTGATACCGTAGCTCACGGTCACGGGGACCGACAGATCCAAGGACGGCAGCACGCCAAGGTACTGAGGGGTGAAGCGCAAGGCAAGCTCCCAATAGTTCTTGGTTGAGCAGGTGTCGGTCACGTCCCCCGGCTGGGCGGTAGCGCCGCTGGTTCCAAGCTTCACACAGCCAGCATATCCCACGCCTCGATACAGATCTTCGTTGCCCGTGACCTTCAGCAGGCGGCTGTATGCGAGTTCGCCGATCAGCGTACCGGTATCCCAGAGGGCCGTCTTGGTCAGCCCATACGTCCCATTCACCACGGCATGAAATGTGTCCCCTGTCGCCCCCGTGCTGGTGGAGGTATAGCTGGCAACGGAGTTGAGGTGCGCATTCTTGCGCCAGGAGACTTCGGCGCCAACACTCACCGGCCCCACAGACTTGGAAAGACTCAGCCCCCAGAGCTTGGTAACGGCCGGATAGACGAACCTGAAAGAATTCGGTAGCGCTGAACCCAGGATGGCGTTGTATGGTGCCGACACCGGAGCGAAACTGGTCAATTGAATACCTGTTTCCGGATTGGTATCGTTGAACTGCCGATAGTAAGCGCCCAACGTCGAATCGATGGCGTCCACATCCAGACGCGCGGAGAGCCCCCAATTCTTGTCACCCGAAGTCTTGGCTGCCGTGTTGGCCATGGCCATGCAGGAATAAGGACCCAGAGCAGGGTTGCAGGGCGTCAGGGCATAACGATCCACCCCGGGCGCGTTGTCAGCCCCCATCAGGTACGTGCCCGCATATGGCACGCGCGTCGGCTTCCAGTCGAACGCATACTGACCCGCAAGAGACAATTTATCCGTCAACTGCGCCTTGAAGGTCAACTGGTTGATGGGCAGGAAAGTTTCCTTGGTCTCGATGCCTGGGCTGGACACCGCCTTCATACCATCCACAGGCGACTGACCGTAGGAAATGGCGTGGGCGCCGATGAACATGCCCTCACCCCAAACCACGGTGTGACGGCCCAACTTGACATTGACGGGAACAGAACCGAGATCGAAGTTGGACCAGACAAACGCATCCAGGATTTCGCCAGACGGACCATGGACAAACCGGTTGACTTCGTCGTTGAACCGGTTGTTGTTGTATGACGTCGCCTGCCCCGCCGGCGATGATACGGATCTGTCGCGGTACGCATGGTCATACCAGCTCGCCGCACTGACCCGGGCACCAAAGACTCCCTTGTAGTTGAGGTCGAGTTCCCCTAACAGGTCAAGCCGATTGGACACAACGTCTCCACGACCGAATTTGGCGTTTCCTTCGTCGGTGGTGGCAAAGTTTAACA
This DNA window, taken from Comamonas testosteroni TK102, encodes the following:
- a CDS encoding DUF1302 domain-containing protein; protein product: MKNRQPRTALFRSAVHMIGAAVAVVAASGVHALELDSGNPDLKIRADATIRYNFGVRTEAQDQRLLNFATTDEGNAKFGRGDVVSNRLDLLGELDLNYKGVFGARVSAASWYDHAYRDRSVSSPAGQATSYNNNRFNDEVNRFVHGPSGEILDAFVWSNFDLGSVPVNVKLGRHTVVWGEGMFIGAHAISYGQSPVDGMKAVSSPGIETKETFLPINQLTFKAQLTDKLSLAGQYAFDWKPTRVPYAGTYLMGADNAPGVDRYALTPCNPALGPYSCMAMANTAAKTSGDKNWGLSARLDVDAIDSTLGAYYRQFNDTNPETGIQLTSFAPVSAPYNAILGSALPNSFRFVYPAVTKLWGLSLSKSVGPVSVGAEVSWRKNAHLNSVASYTSTSTGATGDTFHAVVNGTYGLTKTALWDTGTLIGELAYSRLLKVTGNEDLYRGVGYAGCVKLGTSGATAQPGDVTDTCSTKNYWELALRFTPQYLGVLPSLDLSVPVTVSYGIKGSAATGGGGFEGLLKWSIGIAAIYASKHEFSLTYADMSVPTKYNAAGTAAIGGNALNSSVGATDRGRLFLTYKTSF
- a CDS encoding DUF1329 domain-containing protein, producing the protein MKFHNILSLVAIGLGAPAFAAVTAEEAKQLGTTLTPFGAVKAGNADGSIPAYTGGLTKAPEGFKPDSGFWVDPFKDEKPVLRIDSKNMAQHAALLSEGQKHLLSKYPSYYLNVYPAHRTAAYPKKILDATVRNATACKTTKEGLAVERACRGGLPFPIPKTGYEVMWNQILRYQGETAITTSASRSWVVDSSGKAVATAEQATFQDFVYYQTDVADRDPDMAWRTYSISKSPARRAGEMTGLADYIDPVDRPRKAWSYTPGLRRVKLSPEFSYDTPVASMGGVTLFDELFVFSGIMDRFDFKLIGKKEMYIQYNAYKNLYDCPTSDKALLPNHVNPECERWEKHRVWVVEATLKSGQRHVYSKRTYYFDEDLSGAANYDAFDQNGQLYRTLFLAASPMYDKQIPFAAKNVVYDFNKGMYAYVNDVMVGGYKVLPSARSEREMNPEAIVSRETAR